A genomic stretch from Helianthus annuus cultivar XRQ/B chromosome 1, HanXRQr2.0-SUNRISE, whole genome shotgun sequence includes:
- the LOC110867103 gene encoding chromatin-remodeling ATPase INO80 isoform X5, whose protein sequence is MTDRNNGMMLEKRKRRSTYSSDEDQDGSYDEYVSEERYRAMLGEHVHKYKRRHKHNNLPASTSTRNGMFGNKGGIGSKDHKIGNGRQGVQKIEMVPQYVGHYREADFSSDYGLDRSVYEPAYLDIGDGVSYKIPPTYEMLAASLNLPKPSDMRVEEFYLTGTLDLGSLASMMSADKRFGPRSGSGMGEPKPQYESLWARLSSQTSNNSAQKFSLKVSDAALDSYSAPEGAAGGFRRFIMSESGVLQVHYVKVLEKGDTYEIIERSLPKKQNGKKDPFEIEKEEMDRVDRYWVNMVRKDIPKHHRFFIGFHRKQLTDAKRFSENCQREVKMKVSRSLKLMRGASIRTRKLARDMLVFWKRVDKEMAEIRKKEEKEAAEALKREQELREAKRQQQRLNFLLSQTELYGHFMQNKASSQPLETLLENDKLNDEEAIIGSSDAVAIEEDPEEAQMKMEALKAAQDAVSKQKQITSAFDDECLKLRQASGVEDPEQLDSSVAGSSNMDLLHPSTMPVASSVQTPELFKGSLKEYQLKGLQWLVNCYEQGLNGILADEMGLGKTIQAMAFLAHLAEEKNIWGPFLVVAPTSVLNNWADEIGRFCPDLKTLPYWGGIQERTVLRKNINPKRLYRRDAGFHILITSYQLLVSDEKYFRRVKWQYMVLDEAQAIKSSTSIRWKTLLSFNCRNRLLLTGTPVQNNMAELWALLHFIMPTLFDSHEQFNEWFSKGIENHAEHGGTLNEHQLSRLHAILKPFMLRRVKKDVVSELTRKTEITVHCKLSSRQQAFYQAIKNKISLAELFDSNRGQLNEKKFMNLMNIVIQLRKVCNHPELFERNEGSSYFYFGDIPNPLLPPPFGELEDVYYSGVKNPITYKIPKLIYQEVVRSLDISSSGGKYSIKREFFEKHFNIFSPLNIYQSIYTQDKNEPSNKNVSFGFSRLIDLSPGEISFIANASIMERLLFSISRCDSRIFDEVVDLIMEKEDNNGVECNHIGKEKVRAVTKMLLLPSKSESNILKRRLATGPVDAPFEALVLSHEDRLASDVRLLHSAFSFIPPIRAPPIDAYCPDRDFAYRKIEELHNPWIKRLLVGFARTSDSNGPRKPEGAPHHLIQEIDEELPVVQPALQLTHKIFGSCPPMQSFDPAKMLTDSGKLQTLDILLKRLRAGNHRVLLFAQMTKMLNIIEDYMNYRKYRYLRLDGSSTITDRRDMVKDFQLRNDIFVFLLSTRAGGVGINLTAADTVIFYESDWNPTLDLQAMDRAHRLGQTKDVTVYRLICKETVEEKILQRASQKSTVQQLVMTGGHIQGDILAPEDVISLLIDDAQMEQKLKEIPQVKDRHKRKGGTKAIRIDDEGDARFEDLTSLEPPPDANTASPADKSMSSKKRKATTEKGTPKSRPVKGPKNPDSSASNTIAEPDGVMY, encoded by the exons ATGACGGACCGAAACAACGGAATGATGTTGGAAAAGAGAAAGAGGAGAAGTACGTATAGCAGTGATGAGGACCAGGATGGAAGTTATGATGAGTATGTGTCTGAGGAGAGATACAGAGCAATGCTTGGTGAGCATGTTCATAAGTACAAAAGAAGGCACAAACATAATAATTTGCCGGCTTCTACTTCCACACGAAATGGTATGTTTGGCAACAAGGGTGGTATCGGATCAAAGGATCATAAAATCGGGAATGGTCGTCAAGGAGTACAAAAGATTGAAATGGTTCCTCAATATGTAGGGCATTACAGAGAGGCAGATTTTTCTTCGGATTATGGCTTGGATAG ATCAGTTTATGAACCTGCTTATCTAGATATTGGGGATGGTGTCAGTTACAAGATTCCGCCTACTTATGAAATGCTAGCTGCCTCATTAAATTTACCTAAACCATCGGATATGCGAGTGGAGGAGTTTTACCTTACGGGCACCCTTGATTTGGGCTCATTAGCTTCAATGATGTCTGCTGACAAAAGGTTTGGGCCCAGAAGTGGATCAGGAATGGGTGAGCCCAAACCACAATACGAATCACTTTGGGCAAGATTAAGTTCACAAACATCAAATAACTCTGCACAAAAGTTCAGTCTTAAAGTCAGTGATGCCGCATTGGATTCATATTCTGCGCCTGAGGGTGCAGCTGGTGGTTTTAGACGGTTTATCATGTCAGAAAGTGGAGTGCTGCAGGTGCACTATGTGAAGGTGTTGGAGAAAGGTGACACGTATGAG ATTATTGAGCGAAGTCTACCCAAGAAGCAAAATGGGAAGAAAGATCCATTTGAAATTGAGAAGGAGGAGATGGATAGAGTGGATAGATATTGGGTGAATATGGTCAGAAAAGACATACCAAAACATCACAGATTCTTTATCGGCTTTCATAGAAAGCAATTAACTGACGCAAAGAGGTTTTCTGAGAACTGTCAAAGAGAG GTAAAAATGAAGGTGAGCAGATCACTTAAGTTGATGAGGGGTGCTTCAATTCGTACACGAAAACTCGCACGGGATATGTTGGTGTTTTGGAAAAGAGTGGATAAAGAGATG GCTGAGATTaggaaaaaagaagaaaaagaagctGCCGAAGCTTTGAAACGTGAACAGGAGCTTCGTGAAGCCAAACGGCAACAACAGAGATTAAACTTTTTATTATCCCAGACAGAACTTTATGGTCACTTCATGCAGAACAAGGCTTCCTCCCAGCCACTTGAAACTTTACTCGAGAATGATAAACTCAATGATGAAGAAGCAATCATTGGCTCTTCAGATGCTGTTGCAATTGAGGAAGATCCTGAAGAGGCCCAAATGAAAATGGAGGCCCTGAAAGCAGCCCAAGATGCAGTTTCCAAACAGAAACAGATCACAAGTGCATTCGATGATGAATGTTTGAAACTGCGTCAGGCTTCAGGTGTTGAGGACCCTGAACAGCTTGATTCTTCAGTTGCTGGATCTAGCAACATGGATTTATTACACCC GTCAACTATGCCGGTAGCATCTTCGGTACAAACACCAGAATTATTTAAAGGTTCTCTGAAAGAGTATCAGCTAAAAGGTCTACAGTGGCTGGTGAATTGTTATGAGCAG GGTCTAAATGGTATTCTTGCTGATGAGATGGGCCTTGGGAAGACTATTCAAGCAATGGCGTTCTTGGCTCATTTGGCTGAA GAGAAAAATATATGGGGTCCATTTCTGGTTGTTGCACCTACTTCTGTATTGAACAACTGGGCTGATGAAATAGGCCGATTCTGCCCTGACCTAAAAACACTTCCTTATTGGGGTGGTATTCAGGAACGAACAGTACTTAGAAAAAATATAAATCCTAAGCGACTTTATCGTAG GGATGCTGGATTTCATATTCTTATTACCAGCTACCAACTCCTAGTATCCGATGAAAAGTATTTCAGACGTGTGAAATGGCAGTATATGGTCTTGGATGAAGCTCAGGCTATCAAAAGTTCAACCAG TATAAGATGGAAGACGCTACTCAGCTTCAATTGTAGAAACCGTCTGTTACTAACTGGGACACCTGTTCAAAACAACATGGCTGAGTTGTGGGCCCTCCTTCATTTCATCATGCCAACTCTATTCGACAGCCATGAGCAATTTAATGAGTGGTTTTCTAAAGG TATTGAAAACCATGCTGAACATGGTGGGACGTTAAATGAGCACCAACTTAGCAGATTG CATGCCATTTTGAAGCCGTTCATGTTGCGGCGTGTTAAGAAGGACGTGGTGTCCGAGTTGACTCGGAAGACTGAAATTACAGTGCATTGCAAACTGAGTTCACGGCAACAAGCGTTTTACCAAGCTATAAAAAACAAAATATCTCTTGCCGAGTTGTTCGACAGTAACCGTGGTCAACTTAATGAGAAAAAgtttatgaacttgatgaatattgTCATCCAATTGAGAAAG GTTTGCAACCATCCTGAGTTATTTGAAAGAAATGAAGGAAGCTCGTATTTCTATTTTGGAGACATCCCGAATCCCCTTCTTCCACCTCCGTTTGGAGAGTTGGAGGATGTATACTACTCTGGGGTTAAGAATCCTATTACATATAAG ATTCCGAAATTAATATACCAAGAAGTTGTGCGAAGTTTAGACATCTCTTCATCAGGAGGAAAATACAGTATCAAGAGAGAGTTCTTTGAGAAACATTTTAACATCTTCTCCCCACTAAACATTTATCAATCCATATATACGCAAGACAAAAACGAGCCCTCCAATAAAAATGTATCATTTGGATTTTCCCGATTGATTGATCTCTCACCAGGCGAAATATCATTCATAGCAAATGCTTCTATAATGGAGAGATTATTGTTTTCAATTTCTAGATGTGATTCACGTATTTTTGATGAGGTTGTGGACTTGATAATGGAAAAAGAGGATAACAATGGTGTTGAGTGTAATCATATTGGGAAGGAAAAAGTTAGGGCGGTAACAAAAATGTTGTTATTACCATCAAAGTCGGAAAGTAATATTCTTAAACGGAGACTTGCAACGGGACCCGTGGATGCTCCGTTTGAGGCTTTGGTACTCTCACATGAAGATAGACTTGCCTCTGATGTTCGATTACTTCATTCAGCTTTTTCTTTCATTCCACCAATAAGAGCACCTCCT ATTGATGCATACTGTCCAGATAGAGATTTTGCTTACAGAAAAATTGAAGAATTGCATAATCCTTGGATTAAGAGATTATTGGTCGGGTTTGCACGCACGTCTGACTCGAACGGACCTAGAAAACCAGAGGGTGCTCCTCACCATTTGATACAAGAAATCGATGAAGAGCTACCTGTTGTGCAACCTGCGCTTCAGCTCACGCACAAGATCTTTGGCTCGTGTCCACCTATGCAGAGTTTTGATCCTGCCAAGATGCTGACG GATTCAGGGAAGCTTCAGACACTGGATATACTCTTGAAGCGCTTGCGTGCAGGAAATCATCGTGTTCTCCTGTTTGCACAAATGACCAAGATGTTGAATATTATTGAG GACTATATGAACTATAGGAAGTACAGATACTTAAGGCTTGATGGATCATCTACCATAACGGACCGTAGGGATATGGTCAAAGATTTTCAACTAAG AAatgatatttttgtatttttactgAGCACAAGAGCTGGTGGGGTCGGTATCAATTTGACCGCTGCTGACACAGTCATATTTTACGAAAGTGATTGGAATCCAACACTCGATTTACAAGCCATGGATAGGGCTCACCGTTTGGGTCAGACTAAAGAT GTTACAGTTTATAGGTTAATTTGCAAAGAaacagttgaagaaaagattttACAGAGAGCTAGCCAAAAAAGTACGGTCCAGCAACTTGTAATGACCGGTGGTCACATACAGGGTGACATATTGGCTCCTGAAGATGTTATTTCTTTACTCATTGACGATGCACAAATGGAGCAAAAGCTAAAAGAAATTCCACAG